Within Aspergillus oryzae RIB40 DNA, chromosome 2, the genomic segment GCATACGGGCGTGGTCTTGGGCGTCGACACTTGCACGCTGGGCGACAAGCGGTTAATGGTAAGCTGTGGGATCGACCAGACGGTGCGGGTGTACGaggaggtcgaagaagacgGCCGAATGGAAACCGATGCGAAAGAATCTCCCCCGGCGATCAATGGGACTGGGCCAAATGGAACCGAACCAAATGGGATTCTGCCAAACGGGACAACACAGAACGGAGCAGAAGGACACGATACAAGTGAGCAGCAGGACACCGGAGATACCCAAGAACCTCAGGACACGGAGATGGCAGATGCTGATACCGTTCCGGAGGGATGAACTTTTTCTTATTGACTTCCCATTCTTCTACACTGTGTAATTTACCTACTCTACATGGGTCGGCGTTTGGCAGGATATACTGTACTGTATAATAGACGATAGGATCATGACGACTATTGAATTTCACGATACCAAAGACACGATAGTCTCCGGATTCTCGTCATCCGCAATGCTTTACTCTGAGAAAGACTGATGAGGAAAGAGTACTTTGGGCCGACGCACCCCCGGTTACCGGATGAATTCGGCcaaaatatagaaaaatacATCCGGTTTTGGGACGATGTCCGACACAGCAAAAGAACACCAACCCCCACTGTCCAGTATGGCAAATGCCGCTTATGAAAGAAGGCTGGCGCAGGGGTTCAGAATCAGTAAGAGAAGAAGCTATAGATGAGTCGGAGCTTCAGTTGGTTCGCTTGTTAGACAAGCATTGGGCTGGTGTCACGGCCAAACATTTCTGCTCTACGGAAGATGGTCGACTCAGTTGGGCCCCTAGACGGGGCCCAGCCTGGTGATTTGGTCTGTGTCTTTGATGGTACGACAGTGCCTTATGTGCTGCGGCCTCGTGCTAGGGAATATGAGGgggtgttttctttggcGTATTGGCGGAGGTTGTTGGCACACTAGACATTAGGAGTTTGAAGAAGCGAACATCTAGACACTGAATTATTGCTAAAGCCCTAATAACCAATGCTGCAAAGTTTAACGTTTACAATGCACTGTGTGTCTATGAAAATATCAGTATCTGAGTAAATTTTAGTTACAAAGCTGAACGAATTGTATATCGACTAACAGGGGACATGACTCTAGTACAAAACACCCAGTTCACACCAAGGACTCTAGACTAGACGGCCCTCTCAGTTGGCCCTACGACTGGCCCGCTTGCTAAGATTCTGCCGAAAGAACTGAGTGATCTTGCCAAAGGGGATGAGATCCACGCGATCGTAGAGGTCGACATGACCGGCTCTAGGCACCCAAAACAACTCCTTCGGTTCCGCCGCACGCGCATAAGCATCCTCGCTGAACTCGCGCGAGTGTGCTTGATCACCGGAGATGAAGAGCAACGGACGCGGCGAGATAGTCTCGATATCGTTGAAGGGGTAGAAGTTCATGAACTTGACGTTACTCGAGAGCGTCGGGTGCGTCGTGAGGTTCGGCGTCGTGCCCTCAGGCGTGAACTCGCCTCGCGGGGTGCGGTAGAAGTCATAGAACTCGCGTCCGACAGCGGGCGTATCGGCCGTGAGCTCATCCGGGGTGCCGCTGGTGTACTGAATCTCGCCACCTTCTATCTCGGTCCAGCGCTGCTGCGCCGCTTCGGCGATGACCTCCTTGCGCTGCTCGAGGCTCTGAGACTTCTGCAGCCCGTTGCGGTTGGAAGCGCCCATGTCGTACATGCTCGACGTCGCAATGGCCTTGATACGCGGGTCGATCTTCGCTGCGCTGATCACGAAGCCACCGCTGCCACAGATACCGAGGGCACCGATACGCTCGCGATCGACGAAGTCCTGCGTGCCGAGATAGTCGACTGCCGCGCTGTATGCCTCGGCATAGAGGTCCGGTGACACGCCGTTGCGCGGCTCGCCCTCGCTGCTACCCCAGAAGGAGAGATCGAGCGAGACGGTGACGAAGCCCTGCTCGGCCAGCTTCGTGGCGTAGAGGTTCGCGCTCTGCTCCTTCACGGCACCCATGGGGTGACCGACGATGATAGCTGGCGCGTTGACGCTGCGGGTGAAGTTGTTGCGGATGAAGAGGTTGCCCCCGATTTTCATCCGGTATTGGTTCTCGAAGGTGATCGGCTGGACCGTGACGCTGTCACTGCGGTAGAAGTTGTCGGCTCCGAACGACATATTCTGGGCCATTGCTGACATTGTATTGACGATTGTCATCAGACCAAGAGCGGCGATGCCGcttcccatcatcttcatgATACTGTTGCTGCGGTGGGTTGATGTCTGTAAACTGAGGTAGTAACTATGAAGGTTTGAAGATGGATTGCTTCTAATTCAGGCGGCATATTGCTGCTCTTATATCCATGAGATAGGCAACAGGACTCTGCACTGCCATCACCCAGCATCAACCCAAGCAACTATTGATGTCATCACCAGAGTAACCCTACAGAATACCAGACCGAGGCCGCGCGTTGCCAATACCCTTGAGCATGAAGCCATCGCCATGCCAAGATAGACGATTGGTAATGATCCCCTCAACTGGTCCAGGttcatgatgaagaaaacCCGCTCGGCCCGTTGGACAGCCTATACTCCGATATATATTAAGGTTAGATAGAGCAATGGTAGTGGAGCCCCTAATGCAAGTTGCTTACTTGTGGGGCCGGGAAACCAGAAACCCTTGGATTTCGCCCATGAAACCCACTCTACCCTGCCTATGAAGTTCGACCATTCCTAAGATATCCCTACCTCCATGTCGATCCATAACTGCAACTGGCTTATGCACTTGTGCAACCATGGGTCGGGGTGGAATAGATGTACCCGGCGCATGGCAATGCATTCGCTATCGTAGCACGGATAGATTCTGAGTCTGACGAACTCGATCAGGTCGCTCGCCGACACCTTCGGGATTGAGCTCGGTAGCTGTGGGAGCTCTAGGCAGCACTGTTGATGTCTGCTTCATTGTGACAACTGTCTATGAACTCCGAGACCGGAAAGCTGCACACTGATACAGCCCCTAGAATATACAACTCCGATGGAGATAATGTCCCGATCCACCCTCTTATCGACAAAGCTCTAGAAACTTAGTATAAACTAGGTCCATTTGAGAGACCAGCCACTACAGTGGAAGACTGCAGAGCAATAAAGGCTATATCATACTGGAcattattctctatattCGGGCACAATGCCATTGCTAAAAGAAGTATAAAGTCGAGAGGCAGATTAGTCCCTCGATGGAAGTTGTTGCAGCCGAATACTATTCTGAAGGAGATTGGTGAGGATAGGGCAAGGACTCATCCGCTTTGTTGATAGGGTTAGGAATGATGGGATATTTCTGACTCGTAGACCTATTGGTAGTATAAGGATGGTGATAGGATCGGTACAGAGGCATCAGTTATTTATAAGTTATCATAATCCACTGCATGCTTGCAGGTGCATTTAATTTATTATGAAGAACTGAGATCTTTCTTCAGACCTCTAAAGTAGCATCAGACGGGAACTATATATATGCGATCACCTATAGAGTAAACAAGACATGTCTTACTAGAACTTGAGGACCACAGATATATTGGCCAAAGACGCCAATAAAACCAATATGCAATAGATATAAGCAAGGAAAAGACTTATGCATAGCAGAatagcaagaaaaaaagaggtgGCGCACGCCCTAGCACTACTTATATAGTCATCCATAGTTTTTATATATAGCGCATAAACCACCACAAAAACACAGACACAGGTTTCGTCAGTCACACGCCAACGTGACCATCTTTAAATTGAAAGAATACTCATCAGCACATATTCCTTCACGTTTGTTGCCTTCGGtagatatatacaatacatCCGTGGTGATAGATGAGTATGTCATCGGATACGATCACCCACATGACGGGCCCGGATCAAGTGATTCCAAATGTCAGGCTGGACTCAGAGTCGACGATCTGACCAGGTAACATTATTACTCCCTGACTAGAATTTAAAGAACTCTTATAAAGCAAAGACCCTCCAGCCAAGCTTAATTCACTAGTACATCTCTGGAAGCTTGTTCCTGCTATACATCGCCCGGGTTTGGTGTCTACTCGTCAGAACATAAGAccaagaaaatcaaagcaagACACTAAACAAGATATCTTTGAATCAATACCGCAGTATACAAGCCTATACCAACTCTCTTCTATATCTCAGCAAACCTACATCATTCCAGCACCACCCAACTCAGCCCCATCCACCCAAAACCAAGCCCTAATATCCACCTCCTACtacaggaagaaagaaaatgtgCTTCCTGGAAGTCGACGAAGGCAAAGGCCCCTGTATCAGAGTCGTCGAATTTAGAAACCCACCTATGCGCGTTGCAATCCCGCCTCCCTCGCATCGTCGCCGTCGCAgacacagcagcagcagtagcagcTCtagctccagctccagcagTAGTGATAGCCACGACTCAACCAGCGTGTGTCCTCCACGGCACGCTCACTCTCACTCTCACCACTGCGAGTCCCCGCGGTCGTCATATACTACTGTGTCGAGGCGGAGGATTCGTACTGTGGAAGAATCTGTTCCGATTTCAAGATGGAAGGGGTGGTGGCTTGGGAGTCGGGATTTCTTGCCTGAGCGAAGGTGTGTGGAGTACATTGAGCCTGAAGTTAGAGAGGtgagggggagggagagggagagaaggagacctatgtgggaggaggatgtggagtaTATTCGGGTGTAGAATTGTTGGAAGACATCTTGTTCATGGGAGTTTTTGTTGGTTATGGAGTTGGGAGTTAGGGTTTGGGGTCTATGGCGGGGGGGGAAGGTGGTTTTCGTTTGGGTTTCCGGATTACTTAGTCAAAGTGTTTCTtgacttttcttcttcttcttctttttctaattctttCTATCCTATTTTCTGGGTTTCTTTCCTGTTGATCGAACAAATCTAAATCGAAGAAGTGCATGGTGTATCCGTGGCTATACTGCCAAATGATCTCATCCCGAACCAAGCATTGATCAGATAAGCTTAGGAGAAACTCGCCCCCCCCCAGCCTTACAAAGAGCACTCCTATCCATGGTAACTTTGCTTCGCTTTGTCTGCATTCGGACAATATGACTTCAAAGCTTCCGCTTATCCCGCATGACGTCAGTACTGTGACCACGATCGATGCGATCATAAAGTAAAAGTATAGGGCGCTGATCCTCCCCTTACATGAACATGGGTTCGTACTTTCGAACATTCAGTATAACCTGATTTAGTATTGCTCTAACCTGTGAACATCAATTGTGTATACCATTCACTAAGCTGTATTGTTTGACCTGCGAGGAAGGCGCACTTCTCAATTAGGATATTCTACCAGTAGCTCGACAATCCCATTTCGCCACTTCTGAAAAAGTTGCTGAGACTAGTGTCGATTCCGTTGTGATTTTGTACAGTTTCATCCACAACCATGTACGAGGATCAATGGCAGAGCTTCAGTGCAGGGCTAA encodes:
- a CDS encoding alpha/beta hydrolase (hydrolases of the alpha/beta superfamily), which codes for MKMMGSGIAALGLMTIVNTMSAMAQNMSFGADNFYRSDSVTVQPITFENQYRMKIGGNLFIRNNFTRSVNAPAIIVGHPMGAVKEQSANLYATKLAEQGFVTVSLDLSFWGSSEGEPRNGVSPDLYAEAYSAAVDYLGTQDFVDRERIGALGICGSGGFVISAAKIDPRIKAIATSSMYDMGASNRNGLQKSQSLEQRKEVIAEAAQQRWTEIEGGEIQYTSGTPDELTADTPAVGREFYDFYRTPRGEFTPEGTTPNLTTHPTLSSNVKFMNFYPFNDIETISPRPLLFISGDQAHSREFSEDAYARAAEPKELFWVPRAGHVDLYDRVDLIPFGKITQFFRQNLSKRASRRAN